In Solobacterium moorei, a single genomic region encodes these proteins:
- a CDS encoding MptD family putative ECF transporter S component, with amino-acid sequence MRLKMKDFVLLALLTALYIIVYFVAMMLISLMGPFGHAISPGVCGLLSGAILIFISRKIGKMWQFTLMELIIMGVFALMGAGYLPWFIASMVGAILADVIASTSNKPSVLKVAIASGLIHVGNALGGIIPACFFAEQYMNEWIARGQKPDQMLEMVKATQGTMGILATIIAFILSVIGVYIGYSILKGHLKED; translated from the coding sequence ATGCGTTTGAAAATGAAAGATTTTGTATTACTTGCTTTACTAACAGCTTTATACATCATTGTATATTTTGTGGCGATGATGTTAATTTCGCTTATGGGCCCATTTGGGCATGCGATTAGTCCAGGTGTTTGTGGTTTGTTATCTGGTGCAATCTTAATATTTATTAGTCGTAAGATTGGTAAGATGTGGCAGTTTACACTAATGGAGCTCATCATTATGGGCGTATTCGCACTGATGGGAGCTGGCTATCTGCCTTGGTTTATTGCATCAATGGTTGGTGCAATATTAGCAGATGTTATCGCATCAACGTCTAATAAACCAAGTGTACTAAAGGTTGCAATTGCGTCAGGTCTTATTCATGTAGGCAATGCTTTAGGTGGTATCATTCCTGCATGTTTCTTTGCAGAGCAATATATGAATGAATGGATCGCAAGAGGACAAAAGCCAGATCAAATGTTAGAGATGGTAAAAGCAACACAAGGTACCATGGGCATTCTTGCGACAATCATTGCATTCATTTTATCCGTGATTGGCGTATACATCGGTTATTCAATATTAAAGGGACATTTGAAAGAGGACTAA
- a CDS encoding ABC transporter ATP-binding protein, which translates to MEIEEKIKEDVKRSIETKKKDAINPSMVKKWLFSFAPQLQGKMRLSIILACFGESLKFTSYFFAAYVANAVITNHIDLQKIYLYGGLTLLALALQCTLTCLSSMKSHRISFEILRSIRNKLSEKLERVPLGYVTSTPIGYYKALIVDRVSSLEDWIAHVMPEFPSRLLHPILATILLFVVDYRLGLACFVSVPFIILGFMLMYYKSEERMYTWLNSNQDLNARIIEYVNGIHVIKTFGQSRRSYQKFTESVNYYFSSTLDWWRQSWIAMALLFAFVNSPILGTLPVGLYLYSHQIINMWQLMLGLILPLSIIPNAFQLMMSMEIYSSIETGFRMIRKVLTMPELVRPSKDVTLSDKCYQFENVSFSYEKGIEVLHDINFEVKPNSVFAIVGESGSGKSTIAKLMAGFFDVDAGTISFGDQDVKNIPTAQLMKHVAYVAQDNFLFDTSIRENLKVAKADATDEEIQRALQAANCLELIERLPNGLNTNAGDCGKFLSGGERQRITLARAMLADAKCIILDEATAYADVENEAKIQEALSRLMKDKTLIVVAHRLNTIVGADQIMVLDRGKIDNIGTHQELIQNSSVYQKLWQSYSGKEVAE; encoded by the coding sequence ATGGAAATCGAAGAGAAAATAAAAGAAGATGTTAAGCGGTCTATAGAAACGAAGAAAAAAGATGCCATTAATCCAAGCATGGTTAAAAAATGGTTATTCTCCTTCGCCCCACAGCTACAAGGCAAAATGCGTTTATCGATTATACTTGCATGTTTTGGTGAAAGCTTAAAGTTCACATCGTATTTCTTTGCGGCATATGTCGCAAATGCTGTTATTACAAATCATATTGATTTACAAAAGATTTACTTATATGGAGGATTAACACTGCTGGCACTTGCATTACAATGTACACTAACATGTTTATCTAGCATGAAGAGTCATCGAATTTCATTCGAGATTCTTAGAAGCATCCGAAATAAACTAAGTGAGAAATTAGAACGGGTTCCACTTGGGTATGTTACATCAACACCAATCGGATATTATAAAGCGCTAATCGTCGATCGTGTTAGTTCTTTGGAAGATTGGATTGCACATGTCATGCCAGAGTTTCCCTCTCGCTTATTACACCCAATCCTAGCAACCATCTTGTTGTTTGTTGTGGATTATCGCTTGGGTTTAGCATGTTTTGTGAGTGTTCCATTTATCATTCTTGGATTTATGCTGATGTATTACAAGAGTGAAGAGCGTATGTATACTTGGTTAAATTCCAATCAGGATTTAAATGCTAGAATCATTGAATATGTAAATGGGATTCATGTTATTAAAACATTTGGACAGAGTAGACGTAGTTATCAAAAGTTTACAGAATCAGTAAACTACTACTTCTCCTCTACATTAGACTGGTGGAGACAGAGTTGGATTGCGATGGCTTTACTATTTGCGTTTGTAAATTCGCCAATCCTTGGAACATTACCGGTTGGCTTATATTTGTATTCACATCAAATCATCAATATGTGGCAGTTAATGCTAGGCTTAATCCTACCGTTATCGATTATTCCAAATGCATTCCAATTAATGATGAGTATGGAAATATATTCTTCGATTGAAACAGGCTTCCGTATGATTCGCAAAGTACTTACAATGCCAGAGCTTGTAAGACCTAGTAAAGATGTAACGCTATCAGATAAATGTTATCAATTTGAGAATGTATCCTTCTCTTATGAAAAAGGAATTGAAGTATTACATGATATCAACTTTGAAGTAAAACCAAACTCTGTATTTGCGATTGTTGGAGAAAGTGGAAGTGGTAAGTCCACAATTGCGAAGTTAATGGCTGGATTCTTTGATGTAGATGCTGGAACAATTTCCTTTGGCGACCAAGATGTTAAAAATATACCTACAGCACAACTCATGAAGCATGTTGCATATGTTGCACAAGACAATTTCTTATTTGACACAAGCATCCGTGAGAATCTAAAGGTTGCAAAAGCAGACGCAACGGATGAAGAAATTCAAAGAGCCTTACAAGCTGCCAACTGTCTAGAACTGATTGAGCGATTACCAAATGGCTTAAATACAAATGCGGGTGATTGTGGTAAGTTTCTTTCAGGTGGTGAAAGACAACGCATTACGCTTGCAAGAGCGATGCTAGCAGATGCGAAGTGTATCATCCTCGATGAAGCTACCGCATATGCGGATGTTGAAAATGAAGCGAAGATTCAGGAAGCGCTGAGTCGATTAATGAAAGATAAGACATTGATTGTTGTGGCACATCGGTTGAATACAATTGTTGGTGCCGATCAAATTATGGTATTAGACCGTGGCAAGATTGATAACATCGGCACACATCAAGAATTAATACAAAATTCTTCTGTATATCAGAAACTATGGCAGAGTTACAGTGGCAAGGAGGTGGCCGAATGA